DNA sequence from the Methanomassiliicoccales archaeon genome:
ATCCTCGCGGTCAACGAGTTCGGCACCTCCGCCATGGATTGGCCCCTGGAGGTCCTCGTACCCAGCGACCACAGCTGCCTGGTCACAGGAGTGGTCAAGGACAAGTATGGTATCCCTATAAATGGGGCGAGAGTGGCAACCGAGAACGGTGCAGTCACGGAGACCGATGGGAAGGGTCAATTCAGCCTGGTCGTTGAGAAAGGGGTGAGGACCTTTGGGATCAGCAAGCAAGGTTACGAGCTTGACACGATGAAGGTCGATATCCAGGACTTCCAGATGGATATTGGTACGATCACGCTGCTGGAAGAAATGGTCGATAACGAATACACTTTCATCGCCCTGCTGGGAGCGATCGCCTCCTTCATCGTAATAGCCTTGGTACTGACCTGGGCCCGGGGGAGGGAGTGAACCCTCCCCCCCGAAAACCTATAATGCCGACCGCCGACAATATATCCCTCATGGAAGGGAAGAAAGCTGTCGGGAAGGTGACCCACTACTTTAACAGGGTCGGCGTGGCGGTAGTTGAGCTTTCAGACCACCTCCGCATTGGAGAGAGGATCCTCATTGAGGGAGGGACCACCTGCTTCGAGCAGGTTGTGGACAGCATGCAGATAGAGCATGATGCAATCACCGAGGCAAAGCCGGGTGATGCCATCGGACTCAAGGTTTTGGAGAAGGTGAGAAAGGGGGACAGCGTCTACCGATTGGCTTGAGATCCCCAAGGTTATCGTTCAGCGGAAGATCTGAATTCACCTGGAAACAGGTCCCATTCACGATCTGGTCCACCATAGTGCTCAGTGTAAGCATTCACCTCCCCTGCACTCCTCAGCCTTAGGCTTTATCGAAAGGGTGTGCCCCCCGCCTGAGAGATCATTTATCATCAAGTGGGTATGAGCCCCTTTGTCCTCGATCTCAGCCATTTGAACTTGGTAGTTAGTCCTTGTCGCGAGCTTCATTTCCATGCTTTTCCTATGAATATCTGCGTTGGATATCATTTCATCACAATTGGGTTAAGAACACGATCCGGCCTAAGATTTCTACCGCCCTCCGGCGGTGTCCTCCCCGCAGTAAGATAAAGAATTACCGCATTGCCAGTGGAACGAATACCGCCCTGCGACGGTACAATTATTATGTCTTCGATTCATAATCAATCACCATGTCCAGATACGAGATGAGGATGGCCGTGAGGCACGACTGCCCCTTCTGCGAGATCTCCTCCAGGTATCCCAATGCCACTTTCAGGGTATGGGACAACTTCCGTACTGTAATCGTCGAGATCAACGGCCTTGGACCCGAGGAGATGAAGTTCATACGGACCGAGCCCATATTCTCCTTTGATTCCAATATAGTCCAGGAGAGCGAGGGATCTGTCCGCTTCTTTGTCAATGACTCTCGATTCGTGGGAACCACTATCTCCCAGATGATCGAGGAAAACGACTGCTGGTACCTGGTCCCGGATGAGATAAGGGGGGGATGGGAGCACCACACCATATTCTCCGACTCGAGGGAGAACCTTCAGAAGCTGGTCGAGGACATCAAGTCAGCAGGGGGCGAGGCAAGGGTCTCATCCATCCATCCTCTGGTCACCAGTGGTCAATGGGAGTCAATCCTCCCCATATCGAGCATCCTTGCTGGTCTGACAAGGAAGCAGATCAACGCCATCTCCATCGCGGTGGAAATGGGTTACTTCGAGGAACCTTCCCTGATCAGCGCGGACGACCTTGCGGGCAAGATTGGCGTTTCCCGCTCGACATTCTCCGAGCACCTGAGAAAGGCTCAGAGGAAGATACTGACCAACGTGTTCTCATGGATCCAGATCGACATCGACAACCCTGCCTTCCGTTCATAAACGATCGGACTGCGCCTTCCTCCGAACGCGGACCTAATCGATATGGGGGCCTTGGTGAATGTGCACCAATTCCAGTCATCTACTTGTCCCTCGGAAGATCGATCGTCATGACTATGGAAAGCGCTGATGGAGTCCCCTCCTCATGTACTGCAGGTTCGCATTGATCGATTTGCCAGATCGTTCAATACGAGATTCCGGCTGACGGATCGTAGACCACCGTTATCTCCATCTCGCCGTAGTTGCCAGCAGCGTCAACAGCCCATACCGTTATGCTGTTGGATCCCAGATGCAGCTCCACTACGAAGCCGAAGGTGTATTCGGTCTCCGGCGGGTCGACCACCGATGAAATGTTCTCCTCGATGGTGTCCCATACTATCAGGTAACCGATCTCGACGATTCCCTTGGCGTCCGTCACGAAGCCGGATAGATCGATGATCGGGATGTCGAAGATCGCACCGTCAGGTGGAAGCAGTATAGTGACTTCTGGTGACAGAGTATCCTCCGTCTCGAACCAGAAGGTGTAGTTCTCTAGGAGGTGTCTCTCTGCGAAACTCTTGGCGTCGGTGGTGATGGTCACCTCGTACACCGTGTTCGCTTCCAGTCCGCCCACCGGGACCATGGTGATGGTGGTGTTGTCGGCGCTCCAGGACACGAGGTAGTCGACGGTGGGCGATATGATGATCGCGTTCTCGGCCGAGGTTTTGTTCATGGGCTTGCAGAACTCCACCACTATATGCGAGCTAGTGGGAACGCAGCAGCTCTCGTTCTCGGGGGAGGTACTGTTCACGTTGGGGGTGCAGTCCCTGGGAGGCACCCTTATCTGCTGGCTCTCCACCGCGGTGTTGCCCGCCTCGTCCTGAGCCCTTATCGTGACGGTCCTCCAGTCCTCGGTGCACTTGGGGTTGTTGAATGTCCTGGTGAGGGTCTTGGTCTTTTCGTCCTTGTTGTAGGTCTTGTACCAGTTCTTCCCCTGGTTGCTGGAGTGCGATTCGTACTTTACCTTGTCCACACCCTCGTTGTCGCTTATGGTGATGGTGATCTTGATCCATCCCTTCTCCTTGTTGCTACCCGACTCCCCGATCTCGAACTCGATGGTTGGCTTCTGGTTATCTTCCTCGTTCGCCTTCTCTATCGCGTATCCACCCGCACCACAGGCTGCAGCACCGATACCGCCTCCGATGACCGCCCCGATGCCGATGAAGATGGAGCCGACCAGGCCTCCTGCGATGGCGCATACACCCCCGCCCACAATGCTCTCGTAACCGTCGATGCAGAACCTCTGGGTAAGATTGTAGTCGTTGGAGGTGATGTCGCCCCTGTAGATGGTCTCTCCGTCGATCTCCTCGACGAAGACATTGCCAGTCAGGCCCACATTCATAGTGTTGTTCTCGACCAGATCGTCTGTCTCCACAGGAACGCTCCAGTTGATCGTGAAGTGGTCCGCCTCTATCTCGAGCATCGTGAAGTGACCCTCGTCCACCATCTGGTAGTGGACGTCGCCGTATGAGACGTTGTACTCGTGGTACTCGGTCTCGATGTTGCCGATGTCATTGACCCTGTGCCATCCCACATCCGAGATCTGGGTGTAGTGGGTCGACACGGTCATGCTGTCCCGCACGTCAGATGTCATTGTGAGGTTCGTCCAGGCCTCGATCTCCTCATCGCTGATTATGAGGTACTCCTTGCCGAACTCCATCTCCTGCGTCTCGTTCCTGAAGTCCAGCTCACGCAGGTCGCTGGTGTTCACCATGTAGTGGTTCAGACCAAGTTGGGTGACGATCATCGTGCTTTCGGATGCGTATCTCTCCTGGACCAGGTGCAACGTCGGCTCCACAGGAGCTGGCTCTTCCTCAGGATCGTTCTCCGGCTCCCAGGTGCTCTCTATGCACTCGGTCTCCTCGTGTATCTCCTGGATCAGCCCGGTGTCCAGGTAGTAGCGCTCGTAGGTCAGGTTCATCCATGAATATCCTCCCTCGATCTCCAGCGCCAGCTCCATCTCGTCACGCCATAGGGTGTTGTTCACCCGCCACCAGTGATACTGTCCCTCCCCGGTCAGATTGAAGGTCGCGTTCCCCATGTCCACCAGGAACCTGTGCTCCGCTTCAACGCTGGTATTCACCTCGTCCGAATACTCCTCAATGGTGTTGTGGCTCGCCTCTAGGATGTCGTACCCCCATTCCATCAGGAAGAGGTTGGCCTTGGTCTGGACCAGCTTGATGCTGTCGTTTGCGTCGAAGTAGGGGGCGCTGTTGGGCTTTCCAGGGGTGGCGAAGTACGCGTTACTCCCGCCGTTCCTGGCCCAATCCGTGGATGTCCCGGTGTCCGTCGATATGTCGTTCCTGCCCATGGAGAAACCGGCCACCATGGAGTTCCCGGAGGGGAAGCCGACATCGAAGAAGTCACCCTCGGTCCAGATGCCTGCCTCCACCGCGATCTTTGCGCTCTCCCCCGGTTGATAGTCATCGTCGGAGCACCAGCAGGTGAAGTCCACTATGTTCACCCTGCTCAAAGGACCGGCGCAAACCGCCAACTCGTCCTCGACGTTGCTGAGCCTGACATCGTCACTCCCAGTGTAATAGGTACCAGCACCGTCCGAGAGATCGTCGTCGTCCTGACCATCTCCAAGGTAAACGGTGAGATAGGCACCAGTAGGCATATTCCAGTCAGGTAGCAATGCGATTACCGTTCCTGACCGGTTGACCAATGTCCACCCTTCGAGAGATTCTGTCCTCTCAGAAGGATTGTAAAGCTCTATCCATTCATTTCCAGCATCATCCCCGAACGGATCGTACATGACCTCGTTGATGTGGATGATGGCATCGGTCCTCTCTTTCTCCTCACCCAGCAGAAGAATAGCCGGGATCGTGATGGCAATAATGATAATGATCGCCACGAGAACAGCAAGAATCTTGTTGTCCACGAGAATCCCCTAAACTGGTTCACCTCGAAGCTATAAATACTCTTTCCATTCGTTTGCGGATAACGATTTTCGGTTTTTCCTGTTCTGACCTCTATCTGGCAGCATTTCGATCAAGGCCATCTTTCCCTCTCAAAGAGAAGAATGATGTGAATTTCGTTGCAGTGTGACCGATTGATGGTCACAAGTGCTCAAATCCCCCAAGTATTGTGACCATTTCTACACTAATTCATGAAGCTGAGACGGAGTATGACCGGCAGCAGGGAAATGACTGAGACCGAGCATGCGAGGGCTGAACTTCGCGTATATGGAATGGTAAGGTAGGTGATGAGATGAGTGAATTCGACCAGATGCCAGATGCCAAGGAATTCAAGGAGATCATGATCGTGATATCCGAGACTGTCCCGGAGCTCCTGGACAAGATCACGAAGGTCATCAGCGACAACCAGGAGGGCACCAAGATGGGCAAGTCGGTGGCCTCGTTCTACACCACGCTCGTGGAAAGCGGAATGCCCAAGGACCAGGCCTTCAATCTCACGAAGAACTTCATGTCCTCCGCGAGCCTTGGGGGAATGATAGCCAGCATGGGCAGCGGAATCGCCCAACAGCACCACTGAACATGCCCGGGGGAATGCGCCTCACTCTGGAGGAACGATAGCACTTCCTCCCCCTGGGTACTACACATTTTAATGACGATTTTTCGAAATTTGTGCGAACCACCACACGGTCTCTGGACAGACCCAATGTTGATATGCGTGTCCATACCTAACCTCCATTGGGTCGTCCATGTTGGATTCAAGGAATTCGAACTGGGAGAGCGTTCTCAGGCAGGATCCCAGGCCTTCCCTGTTAGAATATGGCAATCAGGCCGTGGAATGGTTCACCCGAAGGGACCTGATGGAGCAGGATCCAGGTCCGATCGAATCGCTTTGGGAGATGAGTGAGCCCGCGCGCCTTCTCAGGAAGCAAGGCGCCGACGGAAGGTGGCGTTACCCCCCCAGCGATGAACGAATACGGTCAAGGGATGGCTACGACCAGCTGGAGACCTTTCGCTCACTGCTCCACCTGGTCCACAAGTTCGGGATGGATCGAAGAAGCGAGGCGATAGTCAGCGGTGCAGAGTTCCTCTTCTCGTCCCAGACCGATGAGGGCGATTTCAGGGGCATTTACGGTGCGCAGTACTCGCCCAACTACTCCGCTGCGATTATGGAGGTCCTTGTCCGATCGGGGTATGTTGATGATTCAAGGATCAGGAAGGGCATGGATTGGCTGCTCTCGACGAGGC
Encoded proteins:
- a CDS encoding translation elongation factor-like protein — protein: MEGKKAVGKVTHYFNRVGVAVVELSDHLRIGERILIEGGTTCFEQVVDSMQIEHDAITEAKPGDAIGLKVLEKVRKGDSVYRLA